TAATAAAACTTACTACTCAAAATGACCTGGACCGCTACGCCGAGAACGTCTTTCCATCTTCGTAGCAGCAAGAAATGACTAGTACATCTTTCCGTCCAAGCAATTTTTCACAGCCACCACGCGATCCAAGCGTTGCGGCTATGCTTTCGATCATTCCCGGACTGGGACAGCTGTATAACGGTCAGACACGCAAAGGTTTTCTATTCCTCGGCGTAAGCGCCATCAACTTCATAATTTTCCTGGTGATAATCTTCACCGATCCTATCTTGTCCTTCCTTCTGGGAATGGGACAAAGTTTTCACGTCAAACCAAATCACTTGCTGGTTGAAGTAGTTAGCCAAGCTCACTTCGGCAGCGCAGTGTCCATAATGTTTATCGGACTCGTTTTGAGTTTCATTTCGTTTGCAGTGCGTGATGCTTACGATCACGCAGCAACAATTCAAAGAAAACACATTTATCCTGAGTATGTTGTGGAAATGCCGGAAGCAACTTCCGGTTCGTACATTGTGCACTTCACCATGATGATGACTTGCTTCATCCTGGCGTTTTTCTTCTTAGTGCCACCACCACCAAAAACTCAAGTAACCGATATTGAGTTCATTCAAGATCAGCCGATCACACAGAAAAAGATTCAGTCGAAAAGACGCGCTCAACATGCATCCGAATCATCCGGACAGCATCGCAAAGAGCCCGTTGAAGCTCCATCGCCTGCACCAAAGGCAGCAAGCAAAGCAAATGCACCGTCTGCAAAGCCAAGTCCGGCAAAACCGTCGGAACATAACACACCGACACCAAAACCGGCTCAACCTTCACCGACACCAAGACCAGCTCAGCCGACACCAACTCGTCAGGCTCCGGCTCCAACTCCTACACCGGCTCCGCGTCCATCGCCGACGCCAACACCGCATCCATCTCCGGCGCCAACGCCGACACCTGCAGCGCGTCCAACTCCGACTAGAGCAATGCCGACTCCAACTGCACGTCCGACACCTTCACCGATGGCTCATCCTTCACCAAGTCCATCACCAAGACCGAGTCCATCACCGACTCCTAATCCTTCACCGAGCCCGTCACCTTCTCCTTCGGCGCATCCAAGCCCGAGTCCGGCTCCATTCCCATTGCCATTTTTCAAACCATCAGGCGCACCTTCACCAAGCCCAAGTCCATCGCCTACACCAACTGCTCGTCCAGGCGGTGGAGCACCGATGCCAATGGCTAGATCAGCCGGTGGCCCGGCTGGCGGTGGTGCAGCACCTTCGCCACATCCATCACCAATTTCTTTGTCTCAAGGTGGTGGTGGCATTCCATCATTCTTCCCGGCACCTAAAGCCGGTGGTGGTGGTTCTCAATCAGGTTTTGCTCCAGGATCTACTGCTCCAATGGCTTCCAATAGTCGTGGCGGTGGCGGCGGTTTTGCCGGCAACCCCATGCCTAAGGCTCAAATGGGCGGTGGACCAACCTCTTTAGGTGGCGGCGGCGGTCCTTCAGGCGGCGCACCGGCACCAATTAGAGCCGGAGGCGGTGGCGCTCCAGGCGGATCATCTGGTGGACCAGCTATTGCAGTTGCCCCGTCTATTCCACGCGCTTCAGGCGGTGGAGCCGGTAGTCCGGCAGGTGGGGGCGGCGGCGAAGGTGCTCGCGGCAACCCGGATGCCAATAACAATCCCAACGGACGTCCATCACTTGATGCTCAAAAAGATGTTGACTTCGGTCCTTATATGGCCGATTTGCAAAGACGCATTAAGCGCGCTTGGTTCCCACCAAAAGGTCAAGAATCAAGACGCGTGGTCGTAATTTTCAAGATTCACTCTGACGGATCACTTTCTCACTTGCGCCTGGATCACACGTCTGGCATGGCTATTGCCGACCAGGCTGCGCTAAAGGCTGTGGAAAATGCCGCACCATTTAGACCCTTGCCAGCCGGTGCGCCGACAGATGTCGACATTCAATTTACCTTTGACTACAACGTATTTGGCGGTGGTGGACGTGGAACGTTCCGTCAGTTCTGATACACTCTTGTAGATAATCTTTAAAGTAGCGCTTAGCAGGTTGCCAACTAACCAGGAGAGACCATGGAAAACAAATTCTTCACCTTCTTCATGGAGTTCATGATCCGGGACTGGTTTGCCTCCATTCCCATTACCATTTGCTCCATCTTGACGGTTGCGGTAGTTATCGAGAGATATCTTTACTACCAAAAAAATCGCCGCGATGTATCCGCCTTCATTCACCAACTGCAGCGTGAGCTGGAGCGTGGTCAATTGCAAGCAGCTCAAGCAACTTGCAGCCGCCTCGGTGGTGTAATCGGCGAAGTAGCTGAAGAAGGCGTGCGTTTGATGGCTGAACAGAAGGAAGACTTCTCCAAAGCTTTCGACATTACCGTAGGTCTTGTTACACGCAAACTGGAAAAGAACCTGGCTATTCTTGGAACAATTGGAGCGACTGCACCATTTATTGGATTGTTCGGAACAGTGGTCGGCGTTGTATTTACACTTGACCAATTGGGCGTCGGCGGTGGTGGCACCCCGGTAGTTGTTACCGGTGTGGCTAAAGCGCTTATCGCTACAGGTTACGGTCTTATCGTCGCCATCCTCGCTGTTATTTTCAACAACGTCTACACCAACACAGTGAAGCGTTTTGATGATGACTTCTTGCTCCTCAAGCTCTTGTTCTTGAGCTTCGTCGGAACAGAAGCAGCAGGACACACACGGTAATTTAGGGACTACAAATGGGGCGCATCGCATGCGCCCGGATATTAAGGAAAGGGGGGTGATCGTTTATGGCAATGGGTCAAACAGGCCAGAACTTTGAGGATATAAACGTCACTCCTCTTACCGACGTATTCCTTGTACTTCTGGTAATCATGATCTTGATTGCGCCCCTTATCGACAAATCAGATCTGAAAATCAAACCACCAGAAACTCGCAACGCTAAAAAAGATGATGCGAGCAAAGCTATTTTTATTGACGTGGACAAGACAGGCAAAATTGCTATCAACAGCAAAGAGCTTCCTGCAGGCGCCACCACTGAAGAAATTCAAGCGAAAATAAAAGACTTACAAGTACGCGCCGGTCGTGATGATGTGCCGGTCACAGTCAATGCCGACGGTGATGCTAAACAGCGCGATGTGGTCGCTATCATGACGGCCGCTGCTGCTGCCGGCATCAAACGCATGCGCGTCGCCACTGTACAAGAATCTCAGTACTAAGGACTTCATCATGAAGCAACAGCGAGAATGGAGCATTGCGAGGAGCAATGCAAGGAGACGACACTAAATGTGTCGTCGGGGGAGCGTGGGTAGCCGGAAGGCAAGCAAAGGCACTGGCTCTGCAGCGCCGGAGCGCTAAATATGTCTCGGTACTACCGACTCGGTCTCATTGGGCATCCGGTAGCCCATTCGCTTTCGCCTACGCTGCATAAGGCTGCGCTAGATCACTTCGGATTATCAGGAACGTACGATCTAATAGATATTCGTCCGGAAGATCTCAAAGTTCGAGTCACGGAACTAATCGCAAATGGTTTCATCGGACTCAATGTCACGGTTCCCTACAAGCAAGAGTTGTTCAGTCTCGCTGACAGCCTCACGGAAGAAGCGCAATTAACCAGAGCAATTAATTGCATGAAGGTTTTACCGTCAGGCACTATCGTTGCCCACAATACGGATCTTGGTGGCTTCATGCAGTCTTTAACGACTCTTACTGCCGGTAAGCCAGGACAAGGCAGTGCTTATATTCTTGGCACTGGAGGCGCAGCAAGAGCCGCTGCTCACGGTCTTATTAAGCTTGAATATCCGCAGGTAGTAATTGTCGGACGCAATAAGGAAAAGGCAGAAGAACTCATTCAACAGCTTGGTAAACCCAAGAATGTCTCTATCAGTTTGGTTGACAGTCTTAAGAGCAAAGACAAGCCCTCATTAATCGTTAACGCTACAGATATAGGGGTTAAAGACAAAGAATTGCCCGCTTGGGCAAAAGACCTCATGTCGTTTGCAGCACCCGAAGCGCTTTTATTCGATATGGTCTACGCAAAAGCACCAGATCTGACACCTTTTATGAGACACGCGAAGGTCTTAGGTATGACAGGCATTGACGGACTGGACATGCTCATCGAGCAAGCCGTTTTATCATTCGCTTTTTGGACCGCAATGATCTGCCCGCAGGATATAATGCGAAAAGCGGTGGATGCAAAAATTGTGGGGGATAGGCTATGTTCTGGGACGGATTAACAGCAGTCTTAGCTATTGGACTATTCATTGCCGGCTGGAAGCGCGGATTTCTGGCATCGCTTCCAAGCCCTATCGCAATAGTAGCCGCAACTCTTATCACGCAGCATATTTACATTGACTTTGCGCAATGGCTCTCGCAGCAGTTAAGACTTGATCCGCTACCAGCAGTTGGCACCGGCTACGTAATGTGTTGGTTGACTATTGATACAGCAGTTGAACTAATCATCAGCATGTTTCTCAAAGGAAGATTTGCCGAACAT
The Candidatus Obscuribacterales bacterium DNA segment above includes these coding regions:
- a CDS encoding TonB family protein, translating into MTSTSFRPSNFSQPPRDPSVAAMLSIIPGLGQLYNGQTRKGFLFLGVSAINFIIFLVIIFTDPILSFLLGMGQSFHVKPNHLLVEVVSQAHFGSAVSIMFIGLVLSFISFAVRDAYDHAATIQRKHIYPEYVVEMPEATSGSYIVHFTMMMTCFILAFFFLVPPPPKTQVTDIEFIQDQPITQKKIQSKRRAQHASESSGQHRKEPVEAPSPAPKAASKANAPSAKPSPAKPSEHNTPTPKPAQPSPTPRPAQPTPTRQAPAPTPTPAPRPSPTPTPHPSPAPTPTPAARPTPTRAMPTPTARPTPSPMAHPSPSPSPRPSPSPTPNPSPSPSPSPSAHPSPSPAPFPLPFFKPSGAPSPSPSPSPTPTARPGGGAPMPMARSAGGPAGGGAAPSPHPSPISLSQGGGGIPSFFPAPKAGGGGSQSGFAPGSTAPMASNSRGGGGGFAGNPMPKAQMGGGPTSLGGGGGPSGGAPAPIRAGGGGAPGGSSGGPAIAVAPSIPRASGGGAGSPAGGGGGEGARGNPDANNNPNGRPSLDAQKDVDFGPYMADLQRRIKRAWFPPKGQESRRVVVIFKIHSDGSLSHLRLDHTSGMAIADQAALKAVENAAPFRPLPAGAPTDVDIQFTFDYNVFGGGGRGTFRQF
- a CDS encoding MotA/TolQ/ExbB proton channel family protein; this translates as MENKFFTFFMEFMIRDWFASIPITICSILTVAVVIERYLYYQKNRRDVSAFIHQLQRELERGQLQAAQATCSRLGGVIGEVAEEGVRLMAEQKEDFSKAFDITVGLVTRKLEKNLAILGTIGATAPFIGLFGTVVGVVFTLDQLGVGGGGTPVVVTGVAKALIATGYGLIVAILAVIFNNVYTNTVKRFDDDFLLLKLLFLSFVGTEAAGHTR
- a CDS encoding biopolymer transporter ExbD; the encoded protein is MAMGQTGQNFEDINVTPLTDVFLVLLVIMILIAPLIDKSDLKIKPPETRNAKKDDASKAIFIDVDKTGKIAINSKELPAGATTEEIQAKIKDLQVRAGRDDVPVTVNADGDAKQRDVVAIMTAAAAAGIKRMRVATVQESQY
- the aroE gene encoding shikimate dehydrogenase; translation: MSRYYRLGLIGHPVAHSLSPTLHKAALDHFGLSGTYDLIDIRPEDLKVRVTELIANGFIGLNVTVPYKQELFSLADSLTEEAQLTRAINCMKVLPSGTIVAHNTDLGGFMQSLTTLTAGKPGQGSAYILGTGGAARAAAHGLIKLEYPQVVIVGRNKEKAEELIQQLGKPKNVSISLVDSLKSKDKPSLIVNATDIGVKDKELPAWAKDLMSFAAPEALLFDMVYAKAPDLTPFMRHAKVLGMTGIDGLDMLIEQAVLSFAFWTAMICPQDIMRKAVDAKIVGDRLCSGTD